The genomic region GTTTCCCTCCAATCAGACTTTCAATGCCCGACGATTGCGGGCTTTAAATCGATTTCATAAAAAAGCAACTCGCGGCCGACCTGTTTAGGATCGACAGAACGACGGATTCGAACCCGGGGGATATAGATTTTCCCACCCACCAAGGCAGCCCCCAGTTCGGGGGTCTCATAAAACACAAAACCGTAGGCCGTGCTATGAGGAGGGATGAACTTATCTCCCAACTCCTTCGAGAGGAAATCTGCCCGCGCATTCATGAAATCCTTTTGAGGATTGCCCCCCAAGCCTACGCCACCAATTCCAATCTTTCCCGAGGAACTCCGTCGGCGGTTACTGGGGTAAAAGATCTCCCGGACGACGTCCTCAGTCGGCGTGGGATGCAGGGCATGAATCCTGGCGTTCGCCAATTCGACTTCTATCGCATTCACCTCAATCTCGTCATCGGTGTCGTTGCTCACGACGATCAAAACCGTCACAAAATTCGCCCGGGAAGGGTCGCGATCGAAAACCCCCATGACCTTTTCCGATTGATCGTAGGGCTCTGCAGCAATGGTGATCTTGTCGTGGGAGTCAGAAGCCGGATAGGCCTTGGCGTGGCCTGTTGAAAAGGGTTTGACCTTGTATCCGGCCAGAATCGGACCCGCGACAAACACCGCTCCTAAGACGAACAACGTGCAAGCAAGTTTCTTCAACATGAAGAGATTTCCAGTCCTGGGTGTGCCCATAGCATGAACGTGTTTTCTTCTTCCGTCAAGAGGACAGGGCAACAAAAATGAGGGGCTGTGTTGGATAATGTCCCGGTTCGGCGGAGCGACGGGGCCCTCTAACGGCTTCATTGGCGGTGGCTCAAGTGCCGCACTAAACCCTTCCGCCCGCCGTTTCCATGCTCACCAGGACCTTCAGAGTTCCACTTTTCCGGGCCTGCTCGAAGGCATCCAAGCCCCGGGCCAGCGGATACCGCGCGGAGATCAGCGCCGTGACCTCAACCTCCCGGCTCCGCAGCTTCTCGAGCGCCGCGGGAAAGGGCCCGCATCGCGAACCCACCACTCGGACCTCGTTCACGACCAGGGGGGCGGCATCGAGGCACAAGGCATCGTGGTAAGTGGACTTCAATACGAGAGTCCCGCGTGGACGGACCAGCATCAGGGCGGTTTGAAAACCGCTGGGAGAGCCCGTCGCCTCAACCACAATATCGAACGTTCCAGCGAGTTGTTTTCGTTCCTGTTCCACCGCTTCCAAGAGCAGGGTCCGGACACCACAGCCGGCCATGCGATCCAAATTTCCTTCGTGTTTGCCGATCGCCGTGAGAGCCCCTCCCTGGCGCGCCAAGACCCGGACAATCAACTGCGCCAGCTTCCCGTCGCCCACCACGCACAGCCGATCGTCCGGGAGGACGGTGACTTGTTCCAGAATTTCACAGGCGGCGGCCAAAGGCTCGACAAACACCGCTTCGTCATCCGACATTTCCCCGGGCACTTCGTGGAGGTTTTCCAGTGGCAGCACACAAAATTCGGCAAGCGCCCCCGGGCGATTGACGATCCCCAGCACACTTCGATTTCTGCAGTGTTTCTCCAGTCCCCGCGCGCAAAGATCACAGTGATGGCACGCGCAATTGATTTCTCCGACCACACGCCGCCCCCGCCAGTGCGGGTCCGGGGATTGTTCCACGATCCCGACAAACTCATGGCCGAGAATTCCATGAAACTGGTGGTAGCCTCGGGTGATTTCGATATCGGTATTACAGATTCCCGCCTGCAACACCCGGATCACCGCCTCGGTGCCCGACGCCCGGGGTGGGGGCACCTCATCCACCTTCAAAGTTCCATCAAAAACTATTGCATTCATCTCTTGATTTGTGTAAGTTTGACCGCTTGTCGAACCCTGAATTCCATTTCCGTACGAGTATTTTCCAAGAGGACGCTCGTTATCTCTTCCCTCATCTCAAGGGCATGTGCATTCGGCTCCCCTCTGAGCCGACTCTTGAGATTCCGTTGGGATCATCTCATGTTTCCAATCCTGCTTTAAGGGAGTTTTCATGGCACGCAACATCTCTCGCAGGAATTTTATCAAGAAATCGACCGCAGCGGGAGTCGGCGCAGCATTAATGGGCCGGGTTTCGGTCAGCGAAAGCATGGCGCAAACAGGAGGCGCGAGCGGGTCGCTTCCCGTCGTGATCTCCAGTGCCAATGGCCTCGAGGCGGTGAAAAAGGCGATGGAGATCTTGAAGGCGGGCAATGACCCGTTGGATGCGGTCATCGCGGGCGTGAATCTCGTGGAAGACGATCCCAATGACATGTCGGTGGGTTATGGCGGACTCCCCAACGAGGATGGCGAAGTGGAGCTCGACGCCAGCTGCATGCATGGACCCACCCACCGTGCGGGGGCCGTGGGGGCGTTAAAGTGCATCAAGAACCCGTCGAAGGTGGCCCGGCTCGTCATGGAACGCTCAAACCGTATTTTTCTCGTCGGTGAAGGCGCGCTGCGCTTTGCGCTCGCCCACGGATTTAAGAAAGAGAATTTGCTGACGGACAAGGCGCGGGAAATCTGGCTCCAATGGAAAGACAATCTTTCGACGCATGACGACTGGGAGCCGCCCAGGGACAAAGAAGGCAATCCCATCACGCACGGGACGATCAACTGCAACGCCGTCGATGCCAATGGCAATATCGCCGGCGTCACCACGACCAGCGGTCTGCCGTTCAAAGTGGCTGGACGCGTTGGGGACTCCCCCCTTATCGGAGCCGGGCTCTATGTGGACAATGAAGTCGGCGCGGCCGGATCCACCGGCCATGGCGAGGCGAATATCAAAGTGGTGGGGGCCCACACGGTGGTGGAGTTTATGAGGGAGGGAGTTCAACCGGAAGAAGCGTGTTTGCGGGCCCTCCAGCGTATTGTCGATCTTCACAAGCGCACCGCGAAATGGTATGGCGAACTCCAGAATGTGAATTTCTATGCGGTCAATAAAAAAGGCCAGTATGCGGCAGCCGCCATATTTAGTGAGAGCCGCTACGCGGTGGCTACCTCCGAGGGGGCGCGCCGGCTCGACAGCGCGTATCTGTTGAAGAAACCCGCCCCGGCGAAGAAGTAGGCGCACCGGGGAAGCACAATGTGACCGAAGTCGGAGGTCGGAAGTCAGAAGTCGGATGAGAACCGGTTTTTTCTCTCTGACTTCTGCCCTCTGACTTCCGACTTCATTCGCAAGGACAGAAAATACACCACACCACTCAGAAATCCGAGGACTGCCAACATGAAACCGCTTGTAGGAATCGTGATGGGGAGCGACAGCGATCTGCCCGTCATGACCGAGACGGCGCGACGCTTGAAGGAATTCGACATCCCGTACGAAATCGAAATCACTTCGGCGCACCGCTCTCCGATCCGAACCTCAGAGTATGCGCGCGAGGCCAGCCGGCGCGGGCTGAAGACCATTATCGTCGGGGCGGGAGGGGCCTCCCACCTGGCGGGAATCATCGCCGCTGAAACCATCCTCCCGGTCATCGGGGTCCCGATCGACAGTTCACCGCTGAGCGGGATCGATGCACTCCTGTCGACGGTACAGATGCCGAGCGGCGTCCCGGTGGCCACCATGGCCGTTGGCAAGGCCGGGGCGAGCAACGCGGCCATCCTGGCAGCAGAGATTATTGCGATCTCCGATAAGGCCCTGGCGCTGAGACTGAACCGGTTCAAGCGCGAGCTCGAAAAGTCAGTGGTCGCGAAATCAGAAAAGGTCAAAAGAGAATTCAAGCTCTGAGCGTAAGAGAGCCCTTCTCAGGGGTGGTCTTCAGCGCTGCCGAAAGCCCTCTCCAATCTCAAAACTGAGATTCACTTCTTACCCTTTCACGACGACATACTCGGTCTTGTTCGCAAAATGAATCTCCCGAATCTGATTTCGCTCCATGATGATCTCATCGGATTCGGGCTTCTTCTTGGATTCCATGATCTGTCCCTGCACTTCAACCAAAGTCTTGCCGTTGTCGTCATTCTTGACGACGACTTGGTTCCCCTCGAGGATGAAGTCATAGGTCCCGGCCTTAAGCTGTGTTCCCCCGATGACTGCGGGGTCAATAGAGACCGTGGCGTGCACTGACCTTGCCCAGGCCGGGTTCTTCTCCGGCGGGCAGAGGCGACGCGTCAGTTTGAGCCTCCGCCGGCTCCGGGGGAAGAACGCCGTCTTTGGTTTGGCATTGCGCCCTGAAGAACCGTCGATTGTAGTCGTGACAGGGTATCGTCGTTTAAGTTAGAATCCACGCCATGAAAATCAAAGTCCTGGCCATGATTATGGCCGGTGGTACCGGCACCCGACTGATGCCGCTGACGCGCGAACGCGCCAAGCCGGCTGTCCCATTTGGGGGAAAATACCGTATCATCGACTTTGTGCTTTCCAATATGATCAACTCCGGCATCTACTCGATCTACGTGCTCACCCAGTACAAATCGCAGTCGCTCTTGAACCACCTGAAGGACGGATGGCAATTCACCAACCTGTTAAAAGATCAGTTCATCATCCCGGTCCCGGCGCAGATGCGCTCGGGCGAGGTGTGGTACCAGGGAACAGCCGACGCCATCTACCAGAACATTAACCTGATTGAGAACTGCAACCCGGATGTGGTGGCCATCTTCGGCGGCGACCATGTATTCCGAATGGATGTGGCCGAGATGATCGAGTACCACCAGGCCAAGAATGCGGCGGTCACGGTGGCGGCACTTCCCATGCCGGTCTCAGAGGCCCGGCAATTCGGTGTCATTGAAGTCAATGATAGCTGGCGGATCGTCGGGTTCCAGGAAAAGCCCGAAAAGCCCCACAGCATCCCCGGCCACCCTGACCAGATTCTGGCGTCCATGGGGAACTATATTTTTGACACCCCCATCCTGTTACACGAACTCTACATGGATGCAACCCGCACGGAGAGCGACCATGACTTTGGGAGGACCCTGCTTCCCGACCTGTGCCGCCGGAGGCCCGTCTATGCGTATGATTTCTACTCCAACAAGATTACGGGAGAGCCGGCCGAAAAAAGCAATTACTGGAGGGACGTGGGGACGATCGACGCCTACTACGCGGCCAACATGGATTTGAAGGCCATTGATCCCTCGTTAAACTTGTACAATCCCAAGTGGCCGCTGCGCACAGCCAATTACAACGACCCCCCGGCCAAGTTTGCATTTGACGAAGATGGCCGGCGGGGCACGGCCCTCGATTCCATCATTTCCGAAGGCTGCATCATCAGCGGCGGGACCGTGCGGAACTCGATCCTGGGACGCAACGTCTTCGTGCACAGCTGGGCCAAGGTGGATAACAGCATTATCATGGATCGGGTGGATATTGGACGGAACACTTCCATCCGCAATGCCATCATCGATAAGAATGTCCGCATCCCGCCGCATAGCGAAATCGGTTTCGACCCGGAACTCGACCGAAATAAGTATCTGGTCACGGATTCCGGCATCGTGGTGGTGAGCGGCGAGCCCTCGGTGTTGGAGGTCTCGACCATATCCATATAGCCCGACGTGGGGCAGACGGGACGTCTGCCCCCCTGAAAAAATGGGCTGAGTCCGAAGACTCAGCCCCAAAGGTTGACGAGATATGAAGGATCCTGCGGGTCCGCCGCTCAGTGCACCGGGCCCAGGTCCGTCTGATCGGTGAGAAATTCAAGACCTCCGGCCGTCAAGACTTCTTCCTCGGGTTTGGTCTCGGCCTTCTCAGGCTCCTCCGTGAGCAGCTTGATGTTGCGATAATACTCCATGCCGGTCCCGGCCGGGATCAATCGCCCCATGATCACGTTTTCCTTCAAGCCGCGCAGATAGTCGATCCGGCCGCTGATGGAGGCCTCTGTCAGGACTCGCGTCGTTTCCTGGAAGGAAGCGGCCGAAATGAACGAATCCGTCGACAGGGAGGCCTTGGTGATGCCCAGCAGCAACGGTCGACCGACCGCCGGTTTTCCGCTCTTGGTGAGGACGCGGGCGTTCTCCTCCTGGAAGCGGAACCGGTCCACCTGTTCCTCCACCAGAAAATCGGTATCGCCCACCTCTTCGATCTTCACCCAGCGCATCATTTGCCGGACGATCACTTCGATGTGCTTGTCGTTGATGTTGACCCCCTGCAACCGGTAGACCTCCTGGATTTCATTGACCAGGTAAGCCTGCAACTCCTTCTCGCCGAGGACGGCGAGAATATCGTGCGGGTTGCGCGGACCGTCCATCAGGGGTTCGCCGGCGCGGACCGTTTCCCCTTCCTGGACGCTGACGTGGACCCCGCGGGGGAGCAGGTATTCTTTTACCATCTTCGTGCCGGGGCCTTCGCTCTCGATCACAATCTTGCGCTGACCCTTGGTAATCTCGCCATACTTGACCGCGCCATCGATTTCCGCGATGACCGCGGTTTCGTGGGGGCGCCGGGCCTCAAACAGTTCCACGACGCGCGGCAGACCTCCCGTGATGTCCTTGGTCTTGGTGGTTTCCCGCGGGATCTTCACCAGGACATCTCCCTGATGAACCTCATCCCCATCGGTAACCATCAAGTGGGCACGAGATGGCATGAAGTAGGTCTTCTTCACCTTGTGCTTGTCATCGCGAATCACCAGTTGAGGCTGCCGTTTCTCGTCCGGCGAGTCCTTGACCACGGTGTGCGTATACCCGGTCACCTCGTCCACTTCTTCCTGCATGGTGATGCCTTCGACGAGGTCCTTGTATTGAACGAGGCCGCCGAACTCGGTCAGGATGGAGTAGGTGTACGGGTCCCATTCCAGGAGCGTCTGCCCCAGCTGCACTTCCTGTCCGTCCTCGACGCGGACGCGCGCGCCATACACCACGGCGTAACGCTCCTTTTCACGCCCCTTCTCATCCTGGATGATGATCGAGCCGTTGCGATTCATCGAAACCAGGACACCTTCCTTGTTGCGTACCGTCTGCAGATCCACGTACCGGATGAACCCATGGGACTTCGCTTCCTGGGTGGACTGTTCCGTGACGCGGCTGGCGGTTCCTCCGATATGGAACGTCCGCATGGTGAGCTGTGTTCCGGGCTCTCCGATGGATTGAGCGGCCACCACCCCCACCGCTTCGCCCAGTTCCACCATTTTGCCCGAGGCGAGATTACGGCCGTAACATTTCACGCAGACGCCGCGGCGCGACTGACAGGTCAACACCGAGCGGATCTTGACGCGCTCGATGCCGGCGCTCTGGATGGCCGCCGCCAGGTCCTCGGTGATTTCCTGGTTGACGTCGACGATGACGTTGCCCTCGTAATCCTTGATCTTCTCCAGGGACACCCGGCCCACGACGCGGTCGCGCAACGGCTCGATGATCTCGCCGGACTCGATGATGGACTCGACGTAAATGCCATCCACCGTGCCGCAATCGTATTCGCTGATGATGACATCCTGGGCCACATCCACGAGGCGGCGCGTGAGGTACCCGGAGTCGGCGGTCTTCAACGCCGTATCCGCCAGTCCCTTGCGGGCGCCGTGCGTCGAGATGAAGTACTGCAGCACATTCAACCCCTCGCGGAAGTTCGACGTGATCGGTGTCTCGATGATTTCACCGGAGGGCTTGGCCATCAGGCCGCGCATCCCGGCGAGCTGGCGGATCTGCTGCTTCGAACCTCGCGCTCCGGAATCCGCCATGATGTAAATCGGGTTGAAATAATCGCCCTTCTTGTCCGCTTCCTGCATCTGCCGGAACATCTCGTCGGCCACCTTTTCGGTCACGTCCGACCAGATCCCGATGACCTTGTTGTAACGTTCGCCGTTGGTGATCGCTCCATCCAGATATTGCCTCTGGACCGCGATGACCTCCTTCTCGGCGGCGCCCACAAACTTGCTCTTTTCCGAGGGAATGACCAGGTCGTCGATTCCGATCGAAATCCCGGCGCGGGTCGCATAGAGGAATCCCAGCGATTTGACCTCATCGAGCATCTCCACGGTCCGCTCGAGACCCAGGCGGAGATGACAGAAATTCACCAGCTGGCCCAGCCCTTTGCGCTTCAACAGGCCGTTGACGAACGGCAGGAGCGGTTTGCCATTCTCATCCTGGGGCAAATGATCATTCAGGATGACGCGGCCCACCGTCGTTTTCAGATACTGATTCTGGAGGTGGACCGGTTCGGTGTGCAGGACATCCTGGTCATCGTAGGCGGTCACCAGGTCGATCACTTCGCCGCTGTACCGCAGCTTGATGGGCGTGAGGGTCTCCACTTCCCCCGCCTCGCGCGCCAGCAGCGCTTCATTGATGTTGGAAAACGTCCGGCCTTCGCCCTTCGTGCCCGGCTTGGACTTGGTCAGGTAGTAAATCCCCAGGACGATGTCCTGGGACGGGACCGTGATCGGTTGTCCATTGGCCGGAGACAGGATGTTATTGGACGAAAGCATCAACACGCTCGCCTCGATCTGGGCTTCCGGCGAGAGCGGAATATGCACTGCCATCTGGTCTCCGTCAAAGTCGGCGTTAAAGGCGGTACACACCAGCGGATGAATCTTGATGGCCTTGCCTTCCACCAGCATGGGCTCAAATGCCTGGATGCCCAGTCGGTGCAGGGTGGGAGCGCGGTTCAACAGGACGGGATGATCGCGGATGACTTCTTCGAGGATGTCCCACACGATCGGGTCCTGGCGCTCCACCATCTCCTTGGCGGTCTTGATGGTCGTGCAATGACCGGCCTGTTCAAGGCGGTTATAGATGAACGGCTTGAACAGTTCGAGGGCCATCTTCTTGGGCAAACCGCACTGGTGCAGCTTCAACTCCGGACCCACCACAATCACCGACCGGCCGGAATAGTCCACGCGTTTGCCCAGCAGGTTCTGGCGGAACCGGCCCTGTTTGCCTTTCAAGGTGTCGCTCAGGGACTTGAGGGGACGATTGTTCGCGCCCCGCAGCACGCGCCCGCGGCGCCCGTTATCGAACAGCGCATCCACCGCCTCCTGGAGCATGCGCTTCTCGTTGCGCACGATGACGTCGGGGGCACGCAATTCCATCAGCTTCTTCAAGCGGTTGTTCCGGTTGATCACGCGACGATAGAGGTCGTTCAAATCGGACGTGGCAAACCGTCCCCCATCCAGCGGGACCAGGGGCCGCAACTCGGGCGGGATCACGGGGATTACATCCATGATCATCCACTCCGGCTTGTTTCCGGACTTTTTGAAAGCTTCCACGACCTTCAGCCGCTTGGCGTACTTGAGCCGCTTCTGCTGCGACGTTTCCTTCTTCATGCCCTTTCGAAGCTGCGTCGCCAATCCATCCACATCGACGCGTTTCAGCAATTCCTTGATCGCCTCGGCCCCGATCAACGCCGTGAATCCGCCCGGGTAGTCCGCCTGCAACTGGCGGTATTTTTCCTCGG from Terriglobia bacterium harbors:
- the rpoC gene encoding DNA-directed RNA polymerase subunit beta', which gives rise to MFRSNPHDRMNPIADFDAIRISIASPEKIRSWSHGEVTKPETINYRTFKPERDGLFCARIFGPVTDWECLCGKYKRMKHRGVICDKCGVEVTLSKVRRERLGHIELASPCSHVWFFKGVPSRIGHLLDISLRELERVLYFESYIVIDPGEAPVKEKELLTEEKYRQLQADYPGGFTALIGAEAIKELLKRVDVDGLATQLRKGMKKETSQQKRLKYAKRLKVVEAFKKSGNKPEWMIMDVIPVIPPELRPLVPLDGGRFATSDLNDLYRRVINRNNRLKKLMELRAPDVIVRNEKRMLQEAVDALFDNGRRGRVLRGANNRPLKSLSDTLKGKQGRFRQNLLGKRVDYSGRSVIVVGPELKLHQCGLPKKMALELFKPFIYNRLEQAGHCTTIKTAKEMVERQDPIVWDILEEVIRDHPVLLNRAPTLHRLGIQAFEPMLVEGKAIKIHPLVCTAFNADFDGDQMAVHIPLSPEAQIEASVLMLSSNNILSPANGQPITVPSQDIVLGIYYLTKSKPGTKGEGRTFSNINEALLAREAGEVETLTPIKLRYSGEVIDLVTAYDDQDVLHTEPVHLQNQYLKTTVGRVILNDHLPQDENGKPLLPFVNGLLKRKGLGQLVNFCHLRLGLERTVEMLDEVKSLGFLYATRAGISIGIDDLVIPSEKSKFVGAAEKEVIAVQRQYLDGAITNGERYNKVIGIWSDVTEKVADEMFRQMQEADKKGDYFNPIYIMADSGARGSKQQIRQLAGMRGLMAKPSGEIIETPITSNFREGLNVLQYFISTHGARKGLADTALKTADSGYLTRRLVDVAQDVIISEYDCGTVDGIYVESIIESGEIIEPLRDRVVGRVSLEKIKDYEGNVIVDVNQEITEDLAAAIQSAGIERVKIRSVLTCQSRRGVCVKCYGRNLASGKMVELGEAVGVVAAQSIGEPGTQLTMRTFHIGGTASRVTEQSTQEAKSHGFIRYVDLQTVRNKEGVLVSMNRNGSIIIQDEKGREKERYAVVYGARVRVEDGQEVQLGQTLLEWDPYTYSILTEFGGLVQYKDLVEGITMQEEVDEVTGYTHTVVKDSPDEKRQPQLVIRDDKHKVKKTYFMPSRAHLMVTDGDEVHQGDVLVKIPRETTKTKDITGGLPRVVELFEARRPHETAVIAEIDGAVKYGEITKGQRKIVIESEGPGTKMVKEYLLPRGVHVSVQEGETVRAGEPLMDGPRNPHDILAVLGEKELQAYLVNEIQEVYRLQGVNINDKHIEVIVRQMMRWVKIEEVGDTDFLVEEQVDRFRFQEENARVLTKSGKPAVGRPLLLGITKASLSTDSFISAASFQETTRVLTEASISGRIDYLRGLKENVIMGRLIPAGTGMEYYRNIKLLTEEPEKAETKPEEEVLTAGGLEFLTDQTDLGPVH
- a CDS encoding N(4)-(beta-N-acetylglucosaminyl)-L-asparaginase produces the protein MARNISRRNFIKKSTAAGVGAALMGRVSVSESMAQTGGASGSLPVVISSANGLEAVKKAMEILKAGNDPLDAVIAGVNLVEDDPNDMSVGYGGLPNEDGEVELDASCMHGPTHRAGAVGALKCIKNPSKVARLVMERSNRIFLVGEGALRFALAHGFKKENLLTDKAREIWLQWKDNLSTHDDWEPPRDKEGNPITHGTINCNAVDANGNIAGVTTTSGLPFKVAGRVGDSPLIGAGLYVDNEVGAAGSTGHGEANIKVVGAHTVVEFMREGVQPEEACLRALQRIVDLHKRTAKWYGELQNVNFYAVNKKGQYAAAAIFSESRYAVATSEGARRLDSAYLLKKPAPAKK
- the glgC gene encoding glucose-1-phosphate adenylyltransferase, which produces MKIKVLAMIMAGGTGTRLMPLTRERAKPAVPFGGKYRIIDFVLSNMINSGIYSIYVLTQYKSQSLLNHLKDGWQFTNLLKDQFIIPVPAQMRSGEVWYQGTADAIYQNINLIENCNPDVVAIFGGDHVFRMDVAEMIEYHQAKNAAVTVAALPMPVSEARQFGVIEVNDSWRIVGFQEKPEKPHSIPGHPDQILASMGNYIFDTPILLHELYMDATRTESDHDFGRTLLPDLCRRRPVYAYDFYSNKITGEPAEKSNYWRDVGTIDAYYAANMDLKAIDPSLNLYNPKWPLRTANYNDPPAKFAFDEDGRRGTALDSIISEGCIISGGTVRNSILGRNVFVHSWAKVDNSIIMDRVDIGRNTSIRNAIIDKNVRIPPHSEIGFDPELDRNKYLVTDSGIVVVSGEPSVLEVSTISI
- a CDS encoding alcohol dehydrogenase catalytic domain-containing protein, with amino-acid sequence MNAIVFDGTLKVDEVPPPRASGTEAVIRVLQAGICNTDIEITRGYHQFHGILGHEFVGIVEQSPDPHWRGRRVVGEINCACHHCDLCARGLEKHCRNRSVLGIVNRPGALAEFCVLPLENLHEVPGEMSDDEAVFVEPLAAACEILEQVTVLPDDRLCVVGDGKLAQLIVRVLARQGGALTAIGKHEGNLDRMAGCGVRTLLLEAVEQERKQLAGTFDIVVEATGSPSGFQTALMLVRPRGTLVLKSTYHDALCLDAAPLVVNEVRVVGSRCGPFPAALEKLRSREVEVTALISARYPLARGLDAFEQARKSGTLKVLVSMETAGGRV
- the purE gene encoding 5-(carboxyamino)imidazole ribonucleotide mutase, which encodes MKPLVGIVMGSDSDLPVMTETARRLKEFDIPYEIEITSAHRSPIRTSEYAREASRRGLKTIIVGAGGASHLAGIIAAETILPVIGVPIDSSPLSGIDALLSTVQMPSGVPVATMAVGKAGASNAAILAAEIIAISDKALALRLNRFKRELEKSVVAKSEKVKREFKL